One Gemmatimonadales bacterium genomic window, GTGCGGACCGTGAGACTCACCGGGTCGGCCGTCGATGGCGCCGCAGCACGATCAGGGCGCCGTTCGGAACCACGCCCGCATCGGCCATGGTGGCCGAACCCTCCGGTACCTCCGCACCGCGAAACTTGACGAGATACTGATCCGGCGAGGTTCGCACCTTCGCCTGCGCCAGGGCGCGCGCTTTCACGTCGCTCACCCGGACGTCCGCCGGGACATTGAGTGCGATTTCATCCCAGGTATCGAGCACCGTCACGCGCACGGGAATGGTGGTCATGCGGCCCGTCCGGGCAACGTGCTGAGGAAGCGTCCGACCGCCTGATCGAAGAGCAGGGTGGACGCCCGCACCCGCTGACCGCTCGGGTCGGAGGACACGATGGCCAGGGCGATTTCCTCCCCGCCCTGGCCGCGAAGCGTCAGGTAATCGGCCCCTTCCTTCTCGGGATAGGCGGCCTGATTGGGCACCCGCTCGGCAAAGAACTCTTTGGCTCGCGCAATCACTTCGGCGGCCGTCAGGCTGGTCGTCGTCTCGTGAATCATGGGGTGTCGTTACCGTTACATCAGTCTGATGGTGAGGCCGGTTGGCTGCGCAGGAACCGGCACAGTGCTGACGACTTTGCGGGTGGCGAGGTCGACGACATCGATGGCGCCCGGGTCGGACCCGATCGACTCCTGCGACACGTAGGCGTACTTCCCGTCCGGTGAAAACACGACGCCGTGGACGATCTTCTTGGTCGTCTTGACCCGGGCGGTTTCGGTCCAAGTCTTGGTGTCGACGATACTGAAGCTCTGATCCTTCTTGTTCGTCACGACCAGGACCGAGCCGTCCGGCGACGGCTCCAGGTTGTACGCTCCCGCCCCGACCGCGACCTCTCGCCGCAGCTGCAGCGTTTCCGCGTCCCAGACCTGGACGGTGTTGCCGTTGTTGCAGGCGACATAGAGCGTCTTGTCGTCTGCCGAGACGGAAATATAGGTCCCGGCGCATTCCCGGGTCATCAGCGCAGCAGGCGGCTCGACCACGACACCGGCGCCGGGCGGCGTGGCATGAGACGCATCGTGTCCGGCGTGACCGGCGGGGTGCCCCGCCGCCGGCGCACCAGCCATGGTATGGCCCTTGCCCGTCCGAACCCGGCGGGCAATCGCAAACGTATTGACATCGATTTCCAGGATCTCATCGCTGTGCATGCAGGTCGCATAGGCCCGCGTGCCGGCATGATTGACGCGCATTCCATGCGGCATGTCGCAGGCAGGCAGATCGAAGATCTTGGTCATGCTCGGCACGTGTACCACGGATATGACATTGACCCGCGGTCGGTCGCCGTGGAAATCGGAATTGGCCACGAAGGCGAATTCGTTGTCGGGCGTCACCGAAATGGTAGTCGGGAAATGCTCGGCAAGCGCCTTGCCCATGAACTGATCGGTTGCCGCGTCGAACTGCCAGAGGGTTCCGAAAGGTACCCCGTGGGCCACGCTCACGAAGTACGACTTCATGTCGGGCGCCATCGCAATGCCGTGCGGCCCGTCGATATCGGCGGGCTTGATCCCGACCGGCACGACCCGATCGACGATCAGCTTGGGGCCGTCCGGGCGGAACCAGGTCACGATGTCGCCCGACTCGCTGACGATGCCAACCTGATACTTCTGCTGCTGCGCCGTCACGCCGCTGGTCGCAAGCGCCGCGAGCATCACACCTGCCGTCCAGAAGTTCCGCGTCATGCCTGCCGCCTCCTTCAATCCAGCTCTGCCCAAATGTCCCGCTGATCGGCCACCGGCGTCCGGATGACATCCATCAGCCGGGCGGGACGCACCACGACGAGGACGAACTCCCCTGGGGGTGGCGCCTCGAGTCCCTGCACCGACAGAAACGCCGGGGGGCGCAGATCGGACGGCAGGTCGACCCGGTACCGTCGGTCGGCCCAGACGAAGCGGAACAGCCCCCCGGCTTCCTCCCGCTCGACCTCCATAAAGTAATCATCCTCGAGCCGGAACAGCCCGCCGCCCTCGGCCTCGCCGTCACGATAGAAGGTCGGGTCGAACGGCTCGCCGGCCATGCGGGCGTAGTTCTGTTCCACCGCCTCGTCGAGCCACTCGAGACTGGGCTCCCGGGCCCGCCACTCGACATGGTGGCGGATTTCGTGGGTCAGGGTTTCCCAGGCCTCCTCCTGCCAGTTGAAATCCTCCCGATCCCGGGCCAGGGCGGCAAAGGAACCGTAGTACAGTACCACACGGCTGTGGGTGGCCTCGGGGGCATCGGTCGTGGTCGGCAGGGCAATGCACTCGCCCAGGGTGTAGATCTCCTGGCGATCGGGGTGCGTCACCGTGCGAGGCGACACCACGATCTCGGCGATCCCGGACAGAAACTCTTCCGGAATCTGCTCAGCAAGCGAGGCCACCAGCCCCTCGAACTCGGCCAGCGTCATGCGGGCTTAGAGCCGTTCGTGCAGGTACTCGCGCACCTGCGCCAGCGCGATCCGCTCCTGCTGCATGGTGTCACGGTGTCGCACGGTCACCTGCCCGTCTTCGGCGGTCTGGCCATCGACCGTGATGCTGAACGGGGTTCCGATCTCGTCCATCCGCCGGTAGCGACGACCGATCGCTCCGCTGTCGTCATAGAACACCGGCAAGTTGCGGCGAAGATCGTTGTACAGCTCGGTGGCCGTCTCCGGCATCCGGTCCTTGTTGACGAGCGGCAGTACCGCCGCCTTGATCGGCGCCATCACGGGATGGAATCGCATCACCACCCGGGTGTCGCCGTCGACTTCCTCCTCGTGATAGGCATCAGCCAGGAGAGCCAGGGTGACCCGATCGGCGCCCGCCGACGTTTCGACGATATACGGGAGGAAGCGATCGCCGCTCTTCTGCTCGAAGTATTCCAGCTTCTTGCCGGAGTGCTCCTGGTGGCGCCGCAAGTCGAAGTCGGTCCGGTTGTGGATTCCCTCGATTTCGTGCCAGCCGAAGGGAAACTCATACTCGATGTCGTAGGCGGCGCGAGCATAGTGGGCCAGCTCCGTGGGGCCGTGCTCGTGCCAGCGCAGCTTGTCCGACCGCAGCCCGATTTCGCAGTGCCACGCCATCCGAAGCACTCGCCAGCGCTCGAACCACTCGTCGTCCGTTCCCGGCTTCACGAAGAACTGCATTTCCATCTGCTCGAACTCGCGAGTCCGGAAGATGAAGTTGCCCGGGGTAATCTCGTTGCGGAACGCCTTGCCGATCTGGGCGATTCCGAACGGAATCCGCTGCCGAGAGCTGTTGAGGACGTTCAGGTAATTGACGTAGATCCCCTGCGCCGTTTCTGGTCGGAGGTAGACCACGGCCGCCTGTTCCTCGACCGGCCCCATGAAGGTCTTGAACATCAGGTTGAAGAGCCGCGGCTCGGTCAGGTTGCCCTTGGTGCCGCAGGCGGGGCACTGCCCGTCCGGCTGTCCTGGGGTCCCCTTGATCCGCGGATCATCGGCCCGGAACCGGTTGCGGCACTGCTTGCAATCGACCAGAGGGTCCGTGAAGCCAGACACATGCCCCGACGCTTCCCACACCTTTGGGTGCATCAGGATGGCGGCATCGAGACCCTCGATGTCGTCGCGCGACCGGACCAAGGCTCGCCACCAGCTGTCCTTGACGTTCCGCTTGAGCTCGACGCCGAGCGGGCCGTAGTCCCAGACCGAGCCCAGTCCACCGTAGACCTCGGACGACTGAAAAACGAATCCGCGGCGCTTGCAGAGGGAAACCAGCTTGTCCATCAACGGGGGGGCGGCCATGAGTCGGGTCTGCGGTAACTGGAGAATCAGGTCCGGCGGCTCCCGGGAGCGACCGGCGGGTGGCGAATATTAGAGGTGAGCTAACCCACAGGCAAGCAATAATTTGCGCGCAGCAGGATGCCAGAAACGGGGCCGGGTGAGGGAGGGTCGTTCCGGGGTCCAGGAGGGAGAATGCGTCAGGGCAACGACTTAGCCGACCCGACCGGCTGGCTTGGACTTTGCCGTGGGACAGGTATCCTACGGGCCAGCCCGTGATTCACGGGTTTCCCGGACTGCTGGAGAGGGTCGGATGCAATTTCGTTCGCTGTTGGCGGATCGGCGCGGCTACTCGCTCGGCGAGTTGCTTACGGTGGTCGTCATTCTTGGTATCATCGCGGCCCTGGCCGTGCCCCGCCTCGACTGGATGGCATATCGGGTCAACGGCGAGGTGCGTCAGGTCGCGATGCAGTTGTCGTACGCCCAGCGGCTGGCAGTCAGCCTCCAGCACAACGTCCAGGTCACCATCGATCGCGCCAACCGGCGGATCATCGTGGACGAGGATGCCAACAACGACGGCATCTTCTCTTCCAATGAGCGCCGCCGAGTCCTCCAGCTCGAAGCGGGTCTCAATTTCGAGCGGAACAGCGCCCCGGCCCTTCCGGCGCCCGCCCCGGACA contains:
- a CDS encoding glycine--tRNA ligase; amino-acid sequence: MDKLVSLCKRRGFVFQSSEVYGGLGSVWDYGPLGVELKRNVKDSWWRALVRSRDDIEGLDAAILMHPKVWEASGHVSGFTDPLVDCKQCRNRFRADDPRIKGTPGQPDGQCPACGTKGNLTEPRLFNLMFKTFMGPVEEQAAVVYLRPETAQGIYVNYLNVLNSSRQRIPFGIAQIGKAFRNEITPGNFIFRTREFEQMEMQFFVKPGTDDEWFERWRVLRMAWHCEIGLRSDKLRWHEHGPTELAHYARAAYDIEYEFPFGWHEIEGIHNRTDFDLRRHQEHSGKKLEYFEQKSGDRFLPYIVETSAGADRVTLALLADAYHEEEVDGDTRVVMRFHPVMAPIKAAVLPLVNKDRMPETATELYNDLRRNLPVFYDDSGAIGRRYRRMDEIGTPFSITVDGQTAEDGQVTVRHRDTMQQERIALAQVREYLHERL
- a CDS encoding YncE family protein, encoding MTRNFWTAGVMLAALATSGVTAQQQKYQVGIVSESGDIVTWFRPDGPKLIVDRVVPVGIKPADIDGPHGIAMAPDMKSYFVSVAHGVPFGTLWQFDAATDQFMGKALAEHFPTTISVTPDNEFAFVANSDFHGDRPRVNVISVVHVPSMTKIFDLPACDMPHGMRVNHAGTRAYATCMHSDEILEIDVNTFAIARRVRTGKGHTMAGAPAAGHPAGHAGHDASHATPPGAGVVVEPPAALMTRECAGTYISVSADDKTLYVACNNGNTVQVWDAETLQLRREVAVGAGAYNLEPSPDGSVLVVTNKKDQSFSIVDTKTWTETARVKTTKKIVHGVVFSPDGKYAYVSQESIGSDPGAIDVVDLATRKVVSTVPVPAQPTGLTIRLM
- a CDS encoding metallopeptidase family protein, whose protein sequence is MTLAEFEGLVASLAEQIPEEFLSGIAEIVVSPRTVTHPDRQEIYTLGECIALPTTTDAPEATHSRVVLYYGSFAALARDREDFNWQEEAWETLTHEIRHHVEWRAREPSLEWLDEAVEQNYARMAGEPFDPTFYRDGEAEGGGLFRLEDDYFMEVEREEAGGLFRFVWADRRYRVDLPSDLRPPAFLSVQGLEAPPPGEFVLVVVRPARLMDVIRTPVADQRDIWAELD
- a CDS encoding GspH/FimT family pseudopilin, with the protein product MQFRSLLADRRGYSLGELLTVVVILGIIAALAVPRLDWMAYRVNGEVRQVAMQLSYAQRLAVSLQHNVQVTIDRANRRIIVDEDANNDGIFSSNERRRVLQLEAGLNFERNSAPALPAPAPDNELTQIIFRRDGSASQSGAVFLNSIRGVAGGNNKDARALVITRATGRASSFSYLNGSWVARM